In the genome of Taurinivorans muris, one region contains:
- a CDS encoding asparaginase, which yields MQQIHIIATGGTISAKQTEHGAKLGKTPIQNLASKLDIPFSCELVYHEIAAIDSSLMTFDLVYEITEHVHKIFSNTAALGIIITHGTDTLEESAYFLSLCYPENENRPVIVTGSQRSGDELGSDALSNLQHAVWTVCSEKIRNSGVTVLFNQALFMPKYVHKSHTHFLQAFTAQYYGMLGTVDRGNVHIAQVPREQEYFKIKPPFANIDIYKASLNCTGDILGYYEKLKYQAIIIEAFGRGNVTEELAKNIEKLINSGCYVIITSDCANGGVADCYDFSGGLGKLIRYGAIPAFDYSAKKARIKMAVLLASGITDKQEIYGYFQN from the coding sequence ATGCAGCAAATCCACATCATTGCAACCGGCGGCACAATTTCAGCCAAACAAACCGAACACGGCGCGAAACTTGGAAAAACCCCGATACAAAATCTTGCATCAAAACTCGACATTCCGTTTTCCTGCGAACTTGTTTATCATGAAATAGCCGCCATTGACAGCTCATTGATGACATTCGATTTGGTATATGAAATAACTGAGCATGTTCATAAAATATTTTCCAATACAGCCGCTCTCGGAATCATAATAACCCATGGTACGGACACATTGGAAGAAAGCGCCTATTTTTTAAGTCTGTGCTATCCTGAAAATGAAAACAGACCGGTCATCGTAACCGGTTCCCAGCGCTCCGGTGATGAACTCGGAAGCGACGCCCTTTCCAATTTGCAGCATGCGGTTTGGACTGTCTGTTCAGAAAAAATCCGAAATTCAGGTGTGACCGTTCTTTTTAATCAGGCGCTTTTCATGCCCAAATACGTCCATAAATCCCATACGCATTTTTTGCAGGCGTTCACAGCTCAATATTACGGCATGTTGGGAACTGTCGACAGAGGAAATGTGCATATCGCGCAAGTTCCCCGTGAACAGGAATATTTTAAGATAAAACCGCCTTTTGCCAATATTGATATTTACAAAGCAAGTTTAAATTGCACCGGCGACATACTCGGCTATTATGAAAAATTGAAATACCAAGCCATCATCATAGAAGCGTTCGGGCGCGGCAATGTAACCGAAGAACTTGCCAAGAACATCGAAAAACTTATCAATTCAGGTTGTTATGTCATAATCACTTCTGACTGTGCAAACGGCGGTGTCGCCGATTGTTATGATTTTTCAGGAGGGCTTGGAAAATTAATCAGATATGGGGCAATTCCGGCTTTCGATTATTCCGCAAAAAAAGCCCGTATCAAAATGGCTGTTCTTTTGGCAAGCGGCATTACGGACAAACAAGAAATTTACGGATATTTTCAAAATTAA
- the lon gene encoding endopeptidase La has translation MVKKKDDENFEIEDKPKKRGRPKKSAAKETKIVDSVPTEQEEIFINEQALLNEVPHEIGLLSLRENVLFNSMIMPIYETRESGIAVIEKAYNSSKFIFITAQKDSFVDEPKINDLYAIGTVGLILRMVKLPNGHIKALIQGISRAKCLGEIAKAEYPQVFIELIKEKTADINPEVTARIRLAREYSEKILQLRGVPIAEIMAILMQVDEPGKLADLIASNMRIKADEAQVMLECLDPVERLNIVIKHLLKEVEIADLQAKIQNIAREGMDKAQKTYYLREQIKAIRSELGENANMDEELDTLRENLEKIGLSKEAKAEAKKQLYRLSNMGVDSAEANVVRTYLDWLVELPWKKTTKDILDIAKAKKLLDADHYGLTKIKDRILEFLSVRKLNPQSKATILCFVGPPGVGKTSLGRSIAKAMNRKFQRISLGGMRDEAEIRGHRRTYVGAMPGRIIQAMKNAGTKNPVIVLDEIDKLGNDFRGDPSSALLEALDPEQNSHFSDHYLNVEFDLSKVLFLCTANNIDSIPHALRDRMEIIRISGYTELEKLAIVKSYILKRQILDNGLTEKQIKITDNSIKKVIREYTREAGLRNLEREIGAICRKVARKVAEHEITYCSVTPKMIEELLGAPRFLEEEREKKLLPGVATGLAWTQSGGDVLFVEVSKMKGKGAVQITGQLGDVMKESCQAAVSYIRSHADILKVEEDFYEKYDLHIHVPEGATPKDGPSAGVTLFAAILSSLLDVSAKSEYCMTGEITLRGRVLPVGGIKEKILAAVTRGLKDVIIPKQNMKDLEDIPAELLEKITVHPVTHVDDVRKLIF, from the coding sequence ATGGTAAAGAAAAAAGACGACGAAAATTTTGAAATCGAAGATAAGCCCAAAAAAAGGGGCAGACCTAAAAAAAGCGCTGCAAAAGAAACAAAAATAGTAGATTCCGTTCCGACTGAACAAGAGGAAATTTTTATTAATGAACAAGCACTGCTCAATGAAGTTCCTCATGAAATCGGTCTGTTGTCTTTACGTGAAAATGTGCTTTTCAATTCAATGATCATGCCCATATACGAAACGCGTGAAAGCGGCATTGCGGTTATAGAAAAAGCGTATAACAGCTCTAAATTCATTTTTATCACCGCACAGAAAGACAGTTTTGTCGATGAACCGAAAATAAACGATTTATACGCTATCGGAACAGTGGGACTTATTTTGCGGATGGTGAAGCTGCCGAACGGACACATCAAAGCCCTCATACAGGGAATAAGCCGTGCCAAATGTTTAGGGGAAATCGCCAAAGCGGAATATCCGCAGGTATTTATTGAACTTATCAAGGAAAAAACCGCCGATATCAACCCTGAAGTTACGGCAAGGATACGGCTCGCCCGTGAATACAGCGAAAAAATCCTGCAGCTTCGCGGTGTGCCTATTGCTGAAATCATGGCGATTTTAATGCAGGTTGACGAACCCGGAAAATTAGCGGATTTAATAGCGTCAAATATGCGGATAAAAGCCGATGAAGCTCAAGTCATGCTTGAATGTTTAGACCCTGTCGAACGTTTGAACATTGTTATAAAACACCTTTTAAAAGAAGTCGAAATTGCCGATTTGCAGGCGAAAATTCAAAATATTGCCCGCGAAGGCATGGATAAAGCTCAAAAGACCTATTATTTACGTGAACAAATCAAAGCCATACGTTCCGAACTCGGCGAAAATGCCAATATGGACGAAGAGCTTGACACGCTGCGGGAAAATTTGGAGAAAATAGGGCTCAGCAAAGAAGCGAAAGCGGAAGCGAAAAAACAACTGTACCGTTTGTCGAATATGGGTGTTGATTCGGCTGAAGCCAACGTCGTGCGCACGTATTTGGACTGGCTTGTCGAATTGCCGTGGAAAAAGACCACAAAAGATATTTTGGACATCGCCAAAGCCAAAAAACTGCTTGACGCCGACCATTATGGACTAACTAAAATAAAAGACCGGATTTTGGAATTTTTGAGCGTGAGAAAATTAAATCCGCAGTCAAAGGCGACGATACTTTGTTTCGTAGGTCCTCCGGGGGTGGGCAAAACTTCCTTGGGTCGTTCCATTGCCAAGGCTATGAATAGGAAATTTCAGCGTATTTCCTTGGGCGGTATGCGGGATGAAGCTGAAATCAGAGGACACAGGCGAACCTATGTCGGTGCCATGCCCGGTCGGATCATTCAGGCGATGAAAAATGCAGGTACCAAAAATCCCGTGATCGTGCTTGATGAAATCGATAAATTGGGCAATGATTTCAGAGGGGACCCAAGTTCTGCTTTGCTTGAAGCACTTGACCCCGAACAAAACAGCCATTTCAGCGATCATTATTTGAATGTCGAATTCGATTTGTCAAAGGTTTTGTTTTTATGCACAGCCAACAATATTGATTCTATTCCGCATGCGCTTCGTGACAGGATGGAAATCATACGTATTTCAGGTTATACCGAACTTGAAAAACTTGCTATTGTAAAATCGTATATTCTCAAACGGCAAATACTTGATAACGGTCTTACGGAAAAACAAATAAAAATCACGGATAATTCCATTAAAAAAGTAATCCGTGAATATACGCGTGAAGCCGGCTTGCGCAATCTGGAACGGGAAATCGGGGCGATTTGCCGCAAAGTGGCAAGGAAAGTGGCGGAACATGAAATCACATATTGTTCCGTTACGCCTAAAATGATTGAAGAACTCCTCGGAGCTCCAAGATTTTTGGAAGAAGAACGTGAAAAAAAATTGCTCCCCGGTGTTGCGACAGGGCTTGCGTGGACGCAATCGGGCGGCGATGTGCTTTTTGTGGAAGTTTCAAAAATGAAAGGAAAAGGAGCTGTTCAGATTACCGGACAACTCGGCGATGTTATGAAAGAAAGCTGTCAAGCCGCTGTTTCCTATATACGCAGCCATGCGGACATCTTGAAAGTGGAAGAAGATTTTTATGAAAAATACGATTTGCATATCCATGTTCCGGAAGGAGCGACTCCGAAAGACGGACCTTCCGCGGGCGTGACATTGTTTGCCGCCATTTTATCTTCTTTGCTCGATGTGTCGGCAAAATCCGAATACTGCATGACGGGGGAAATAACCTTGCGCGGCAGAGTATTGCCGGTTGGCGGTATTAAAGAAAAAATCCTGGCGGCTGTTACCCGAGGCTTGAAAGATGTGATTATTCCGAAACAGAATATGAAAGATTTGGAAGATATTCCTGCCGAACTATTGGAAAAAATCACGGTGCATCCGGTAACGCATGTTGATGATGTGAGAAAATTGATTTTTTAA
- a CDS encoding DMT family transporter: MSEQTQNQTKKFFLGNMLAMAATVIWAGNFIAAKILANAYSGLEMSYWRWLIAMIFAFPFAMKHMKQDIPYIFKEWKLMLFYGGIGCFFSNLLLYNAPHTAPAVDMTILMATSPLLMMFLSWIFFKEKINPFWIMGSIIALIGVCVLLTKGNFKIFQEVNFTVGHFWTLGCSFFFALYSISLRLFKEKINIWVFLETTFIIAFMTNFSSCLIFNQALPVIHSLKDFGAVLYIGIFSSLVAYICWNKAIELIGAVRTGIIYYLVPVFGSFFAVILINETIGIFQLIGGTMVLGGVLICTCFKNH, translated from the coding sequence ATGAGTGAACAAACGCAAAACCAGACAAAAAAATTTTTTCTCGGAAATATGTTAGCCATGGCGGCAACCGTTATTTGGGCGGGGAATTTTATTGCCGCCAAAATTCTCGCCAATGCCTATTCCGGTTTGGAAATGAGTTACTGGCGGTGGCTTATCGCGATGATTTTTGCTTTTCCTTTTGCAATGAAACATATGAAGCAGGATATTCCGTATATTTTCAAGGAATGGAAATTAATGCTTTTTTACGGCGGTATCGGTTGTTTTTTCAGCAACTTGCTTCTTTATAACGCACCTCATACCGCTCCTGCTGTCGATATGACTATTTTAATGGCGACTTCGCCTTTGCTTATGATGTTTTTATCATGGATTTTTTTCAAGGAAAAAATAAATCCTTTTTGGATTATGGGTTCAATTATCGCATTGATTGGTGTTTGCGTGCTTTTGACAAAAGGAAATTTTAAAATTTTTCAAGAGGTGAATTTTACGGTAGGGCATTTTTGGACTTTGGGGTGTTCTTTCTTTTTTGCTTTATATTCAATATCATTACGTTTGTTTAAAGAAAAAATCAATATTTGGGTATTTTTGGAAACAACATTCATCATTGCGTTCATGACAAATTTTTCAAGCTGTCTGATTTTCAATCAGGCGCTTCCGGTCATTCATTCCCTCAAAGATTTTGGAGCGGTTCTCTATATTGGAATTTTTTCTTCTTTGGTGGCGTATATTTGTTGGAACAAAGCCATTGAACTTATCGGCGCCGTCCGTACGGGAATAATTTACTACCTTGTTCCTGTTTTCGGCTCATTCTTTGCCGTTATTTTAATAAATGAAACAATCGGTATTTTTCAGCTCATCGGCGGAACAATGGTTCTTGGCGGGGTTCTCATCTGCACATGTTTCAAAAATCATTAA
- a CDS encoding HD domain-containing protein yields MTNNYARHEQNFLTYVDSFLQNKNEPCLILKREHTLRVVSNTEHIINRLDLSEEDRYCARLIALYHDIGRFLQYETYKTFLDSASKNHAHIAIQVLKKYNMLDNEPETIRKKILSAIILHNKLEFPKKLPEEILVLAKIIQDADKLDIIFVMAENFTHSLPEKDSVVLHVKDEPEAYSEHILDLAIRKMPIKYTDLVYVNDFKILLCGWIFGLHFKESLKLLSRQGYLRAILSSLPDGQDIRIFQSMINKELCINDF; encoded by the coding sequence ATGACAAATAATTACGCACGGCACGAACAAAATTTTTTAACCTATGTCGATTCTTTTTTACAAAACAAAAATGAACCTTGTTTGATTTTAAAAAGAGAACACACGCTGCGTGTGGTTAGCAATACGGAACATATCATCAACCGCTTGGATTTATCCGAAGAAGACCGGTATTGCGCAAGATTGATCGCTTTATATCACGATATCGGCAGATTTTTGCAATACGAAACCTATAAGACCTTTCTTGACAGCGCCAGTAAAAACCATGCGCATATCGCAATACAGGTTTTGAAAAAATACAATATGCTGGATAACGAGCCTGAAACCATACGAAAAAAAATCTTATCCGCAATCATATTGCACAACAAATTGGAATTTCCTAAAAAATTGCCTGAAGAAATACTTGTTCTTGCCAAAATAATCCAGGATGCCGACAAACTGGACATCATATTTGTCATGGCTGAAAATTTCACGCACAGCTTGCCGGAAAAAGACAGCGTCGTTTTGCATGTGAAAGATGAGCCGGAAGCGTATTCCGAACATATTTTGGATTTGGCGATACGGAAAATGCCGATAAAGTATACCGATCTTGTTTATGTGAACGATTTTAAAATATTGCTGTGCGGCTGGATATTCGGTTTGCATTTCAAGGAAAGTTTAAAACTGCTCAGCCGGCAAGGATATTTGCGAGCCATTCTTTCGTCTTTGCCTGACGGACAAGATATACGAATTTTTCAATCCATGATAAACAAAGAACTGTGCATTAATGATTTTTGA
- a CDS encoding TIGR00282 family metallophosphoesterase, with product MRVLALGDICGSIGRQAVRSRIPYLKEELNIDFVIANGENSAGGVGITTSTINELLNAKIDCITGGNHSWKNREVYGKFESEQRVLRPKNYPEPAPGRGANIFILPDGRKIAVLNIEGTTFMDALPCPFQAAFDFVNSLDDEIIFRFVDFHAEATSEKKSMGFALDGKVSAVFGTHTHVQTADAQILPNGTAYMTDLGMCGVEQSCLGMSFESVLPRFLTKRPSSFQRAVGQGALNGLLMELDDKTGMALSVELFRENAPRTKAAILNTEE from the coding sequence ATGAGAGTGTTAGCATTGGGCGATATTTGCGGAAGCATTGGCAGACAAGCCGTAAGAAGCCGTATCCCTTATTTGAAAGAAGAATTGAACATTGATTTTGTCATAGCGAACGGTGAAAACAGCGCAGGCGGAGTCGGCATCACCACATCAACGATAAATGAACTTTTAAATGCTAAAATCGACTGCATAACCGGCGGCAATCACAGCTGGAAAAACCGTGAAGTTTACGGAAAATTTGAAAGCGAACAAAGAGTGCTGCGCCCTAAGAATTATCCGGAACCTGCGCCGGGACGGGGGGCAAATATTTTCATTTTGCCGGACGGAAGAAAAATCGCGGTTTTGAATATTGAAGGAACAACATTCATGGACGCGCTTCCCTGTCCTTTTCAGGCTGCTTTTGATTTTGTCAATTCACTGGATGATGAAATCATTTTTCGTTTTGTCGATTTTCATGCGGAAGCGACAAGTGAAAAAAAATCAATGGGTTTTGCATTGGACGGTAAAGTAAGTGCTGTTTTTGGCACGCATACCCATGTTCAAACCGCTGATGCCCAAATTTTACCGAACGGCACTGCGTATATGACTGATTTGGGAATGTGCGGGGTCGAACAGTCTTGTTTGGGAATGAGTTTTGAATCGGTATTGCCCCGTTTTTTGACAAAACGGCCTTCAAGTTTTCAACGCGCTGTGGGTCAGGGAGCTTTAAACGGCTTATTGATGGAATTGGATGATAAAACCGGAATGGCGCTATCCGTGGAACTGTTCAGGGAAAATGCGCCGCGTACAAAAGCAGCCATACTGAATACCGAAGAATAA